The Oryza brachyantha chromosome 6, ObraRS2, whole genome shotgun sequence region ATAGGGTGTAGGAATATATGATGTAGGGCCTAGCTATTGTGTAAGCTTCATTGCATTATGAATGTATGGACAATCAGCTTTATACCCAGCGATGTCATTCCcatttagggatggcaatttcACTCACGAGGCTAGGTCCCCAGTGGGGATCCATCCCTATGGGTAAAGGGAAGGGTCTCAAATTTGATCCACGGGTAATGGGGGGCGGGGCCCCACATTTGGGCGGGTGAGGGGATGGGTGTGGATTCCGACCTGTGGGGCCTCGAAGGAGCCGTATTCCAAATAATGAATTGATAGATCATGCATGAAATATTTGTGTAATTGTGTCCTTGTTTAACATTTTAGGATGCTATTCAATTATTCATGcgatttttgatgatgtgtaATTATATTGAATTGAGCGGGTTCCTGTGTGGGTTGCGGATCCCCGGTCGGATTGGGTACGTGGACTGATTTGGACCTGCTTCTCCACTTAGGGCTGGGTATGGGTGAAGAAGTCGGGGTCAGGTTTGTGCCTGTCCCTGACCAACCCACCCTTGCCCCGACCTGTTGCCATCCTTGTTCCCGTGGAACCACTTGGCCCATGCTTGTCCTAACTTCTCCCTAGATCCCTCCAAAAGAGTAATGTCAATCCTAGGCTGCAAGGATACATTGTTATGTGCCATGTCCTTATCAAAGTAGGCAGTGACACTCTTTTTACCAACTAAAACACGTACACCACTTTCCTGATTGCCGTCCGGAGTTGCTCTTCTTCATCACTTGCAATATCAATCATCTCTTCTCCACCATTTAACCCTTGCACAAGGTCTCTCTCCAAGTTGAGTTTACACTATTCTCTttctgttttcctttttcttgacAATTGCTGACCCTCCCTCATTGCATGCTGAACATTTATGGGCACACTATAGCATGGCCTTACTTCACCTGCTATCGTGCCAAGATGCTCCCTTAGCCTAGTTGCACCTCCACCTTTGTTTGTGAACCCAAAGTAGTTACATCTAAAGTCTTTTCGGTAAGCTGTGTACCATGATTACACACATATCCAATGTCGCCAGCTCTATGACCtacattccaaaaaaaattccacgaacaaaattaacaacaaaaagcGAGGAAAACTacttatctatttaatttaattagtaataaattcattttcatgCCTTCTACTGAAATTCCTTGATTATAAACCTTGTTCCCATATATGCGATATTTTACCTTTGGGCCAAATATTCATGATTATTAGTAGTGAGAGCAAAAGGCATCAATATTAGCCTTCGGCCCAAAATTTCAAGAGTATTACATTACGCccaaaaacacatgaatattgtactagaaaaaatattgtgattAGCATTGAGCCcaatattattgttattaacATTTACTCTAGGGTTAACTCATCTGTTTTGGgccaaataattaatagttggGCCCAAAGAAAATAcacaaatatttgtatttataagaAAGTCTCATTACTATTAACTTGCCAAAAACATGTGAATATTAGCCTTCTGGTAGTGTCTAATTTGAGTAAGGCAAAaggtaaaatttttagaacaagAAAAACTATTCAATTTTATTCTAAAGAAATAGTCTACAAAATTATCTAGATAGAACTGTGGTATCAACATAGAGCATACATGAATTTTATCCTACTTGAAAAAAGTTCACCAGCCACACTACTTACTCCATCTGAAGAGAGCCAAACCACCACATTTTTCTACTCAAGACTTAGGCATACCAGCCACACTAATTTCATTAACACATAGCATTTCACAAGAATACGTACATGCATGAGACTGCTTTGTTCTTAGCTCCACAAGCTGGTGGTGACCATGCTGCTTGCCTTGTTGTAGCTCCTCTCGCCACAGCATTAGCAAGGTATGCATTTGGGGTTGCAGTGTTGCACCTGTTCCTCGTCTGATTGCCTCTGCCATTTTCTTGACCACCTGTGACATCGCTGCATATTGGGTCATTGTCACACAAGAGATCCACGTGGAGGGGATTGTGGACTCGATCTGTTGGGAGAGGTGGAAGGGAACGGGGAAATGGAGCTGGGGACAGAGGAGGACGATAGAGTGGCTACTCTGTGCCTCCACcttgctggtcatgactcccTATTGCTAGCATGGAGGATAGCCGCCGCCAGGGGGGTGGATagggaagaaaaacaaagtagggtttttttgtgtgtggttTGCCCTTATATACCTAGAGAATACATTGGTGGGCTTGTATGGACCTTGGGCCAACCTCATTATTCAAAATGGGCCAAAATTATTTGGCTGGTTTCTAATTATCTCGGGGCCTACCGAAACGGGCAAATTTCAGCGAAGTTTAGCCCATTCGGTTTGAAACCCAGAACCTTGGCGCTAAGAGGGGCATGTTCATGGACATTTGCCTTGTGGCTATGTGGGTATGTTGGAGCAAAGGGGACATCTAGTCCTTTGAATGTGGGTGTGTGACATTCTGGCCCAATTAGGATATGGTATGTGTGGCTCATGAGAGTTGTGTGCATATGTTTAGTGTCACCTTGCTAGGATAATAAGGGTGGAAGCAACTTATAAGACCTCCCCTCCAATCATATCACTCCTAGTTTGATCCTCTTATACAAAGTAAGGATGAAAGTGTAAGTGAAGTAGTATGTGTTAGTGGGCTACTCGTCGGTCGAGCTATGCAGCACGGTTCAAGAGGGCGAGTTGTTTCACATCTTCAATATATTTTCTCCCTCATCAAGATATCCATCAATATCCTTATCTTGTCGAAACTCAACATATCAACTCCATCTCATACAAATAGTTAGTTCCAACACATGTTGCCATTATTCACCAAAACATCCTAGAACACAAGGATAGGAGACTTCACCTTTCACCTATAAGTTGGCCCATCAATGACCAGCTGACAACTTTCTATTAGTGGGCCCACTTATACGTCTCGGTTATTGGCAAAAATTTACACCTTTGTGGGTCATGTAAAAGTATTCATCCCTACTTTGAGAAGGTTGAGTGCACATAGCAAcacttttgtttctttctcgGCCAACTAGAGCAGGGGAGGTCTTGCCTATTTTTCTTCAACTTGTATTTGAGATctatgtgttctttttttggtAATTTTAGGTCAGTGTGACTAGATTATATCTCCCTGTGTCTCatttatgcatgtttttttattggttcTACATTTTGAACTTACCCTCTCTAATTTGGATCtagaatttattatttttatacttatcaTATGTGATAAATCACCTCTTTTCATTCGGGGTAGATAGATTTTCTCTGGTCCATACGGTGATTTGCAATTATATTACATTGAGTTTTTGTAAATCTTTTCAATTGTGGtaatttatggttaattttTCTAAGTACATTTTAGTTGCGAAACCTACTTTTTTTAGAATATgtgctaaaatttaagttgtgaaacctactttttttttttgataaaatcatGTTCAACCATGAAGTGCAACCTTTTCGAAAAGCACATAAAGCCACGAGAGGCAATATCCTCTCAGGACTATACAACCATAAGGCCAGCTAATTTTACCGTACTCCACGAGGAAAACCTGTCCAGGCTAGATGCATGGGTTGCGAGGCAACATAGGTGTATGTTTAGCAGATGAGTGATGAATCTCCTAATGGTTAATACTACTAATAGTGAACAATTGTGTCTTTATCTCTTGGGGTCTGTCCACCACAACCCATACATTTGAAGGATGAAATAAATGAGCTTAGATTTTACATGATAAACCTAGGACAACAAGAGCACTAATCACCTTTGATAACAACAGAAAGAAAGAGATGTACTTTGGCTTTATTGACACAATATGCAAGCTTTgaaagggttaattagattcgtgccattacaaattttgtggtttagaaatatgccattataattccTGTATTTGCCTTTATGCCATTACAAATTGTGCAGAACCGCTTGGATGCCACTCTATACACCAAAATCTATTTTTGGGACTATGGTATTTACGTATGGACCGAATTACCCCCGTGTATGTATCAACAAGCTGAGGAGAGTGTCGACACTGGAGTCATTCTTTCCCTTCCTTAGGTGATTGCGGCGGCAGCAACAACGTTTGGTGGCGGCGACAGCCGGGCGGCAGCGAAGCAGCAAGCAGCTGAGCAGCAAGCGACAGCCACGGCAGCGGCGAAGTAGCAAGCACCGCTgcaagcagcaagcagcaagTGAtagccgcgacggcgacgaagcagcaagcagcagcaagctGCCACAGCCCgcaagcagcaagcagcagcatgcACGACGAGTCAACTCCGCCGCGCCAGACACCTCCACCCCCCGGCACGCCAGGCGgcttcctcgtcgccgccgtggccagataccgtcgccgccgccgcgtccacacgccgtcatcgccgccgccagacACCTCCGCCCCTGGCCACGCCAGGCGGCGTCCTCGTCGCCACGGTGGCCAGACGctgtcgccgccaccacgtccacacgccgtcgacgtcgccgccgccagacACCTCCGCCCCCTGCCACGCCAGGCGGCGTCCTCATCGCCGCCGTGTCtagacgccgtcgccgccgctgccgccagaCACCTCCGCCCCCGCCACACCAGGCGGCGTCCTCGTCGCTGCCGTGGCCCGACACCATTgttgccaccgccgccacaaTCACCTAGGGTTTTGCTCTTGCTCGGGTGAAAGGAAAGGGGAACGCCTAGCCGACACCCTCCCTAGCCTGTTGACACGTACATGGGGGCAATCCGGTCTATACGTAAATACAACAGTCTAAAAATCATGTTTCGGTGTATAGAGTGGCATCCAAGTGATTCTGCATAATTTGTAATGGCATGTATGCAAATACGtgaattataatgacatatttctaaaccacgaaatttgtaatggcacgaatctaattaaccctttttGAAATTGCCCCTTTTGTGTTGCCAGTGGGACAACAAGAGTGTTTTGAAGGTTGATAGAGAGGGAGTAACCATGGACCTCTAAGATGTTGGATATGAAGATAAATCATTTGTACTAGTGAGATCTATAAGACAAGTGTTTATGTAATAGACTCGTCTACCAAGGAACACCATATGGTTTCAAATGAAAACGAAGATTCATTGGAGTCAAGagttgttaacaccaaaatttggtaaatttccatATTGAATTTAGATAGGGAAATGTGCAATcaccgatagaaattttatccggaagagttcgaGTTCTATAggaaatcgtgaagaccaaggcatggtggcataaatttatctattaatagagttagttaggatttttgttttatctctatgagagttagagtccaatcaggacttgtttgtttccttttatctattagaaaccaTGTCATATCCAATAGGGATTGGAGTTAGAGTTCAAATAAGActtgtttgttatttcttttttatctattaagagTCGTGTGTTGTGTCCGATATGGACTACTACTCACCTGATGGTACAAATATGTATGTCCGGGGTTactgtaaatcatctacttatcataatatagatcaattactctcggcgcatcgccaccctcttcatcGAGGTTTTAACACCGGgagaacttggcacctgacgcggggttACATCGTCTTGATCTTCGGCGCAGGgataagtcctacgttccgttGACCACAgtaatcgtatcggctagattggaactatctcggttcggtcccatcttctaatttggttgcacgattgctagttatcgtatcagtttcagcttgagttacttctgtatcttgggttgatctagtcgaccactttgggcgatcatatttgctatttgacatattcaatctaatattgtctcggttcggtccgatctagtagattgcgtttatcagatggtttatatcagattgatgtattttgcttattgttttatcgaagtaccagccgataagttatcagtcatcggctcatcggcttgatagcaatttagatctgtttagtatctatcttgacattgctaggcgtaatcttgaactgtctcggttgggtctgatcttctcttattattcttagcaatttaggctagatattttatagatcttggtcgtttgtcaGTCGTTTACAGtcgatgatctttgccgatctacctgcttatcatatttatatcaatagagtagctgaTTGTCtcactgcattatttttataccaatcggctggatttatttagatcggtaactattttgtgttgcatcggcttaagAGGATCACATGctagttggttttagccgatcgcaacAAAGTgctcattgtttatttatttatgattcaAGCTTATATGTATCGGATTCTCAGCCGATCCACGCTTTCGACAACCGATCGATTAGCCTATTGCCAAAATACTGCTACATCAACATCCAATCGTCTGGTTTCTCAGTTACCTATTGGCTCGATAACCGATcaacttgttttactgtttatatcttctcagttacaggatcaaactgactggcatgtCCGCgcaatctaagaatttaggtttGCACTAGAGCGTTCTAAGAAGTGACTCCCATGACACATCATCTGATCACATTTTAACGTCAACGAGAGTATCATTGATGAGGAGAGTCAAGTTGAGGTAAGAACTTGTGCACAAATATGGTTTCTTAGTCTATCTATATGTTGGTGTGTTTTGAGGCTTCGAGATTATTGccggtttatttttaagttgggGTCTACATGATTAAGAGATCACACAAATTACTATAGACCTAGAGAACAAAGCATATGTATTGAAGGAGCAGTTGAATTTAGATAGAGTACAATATTGGGGATTTtgagtttatatattttttttaaaagatgtgTCATAGACCGATATGAGAGGGTTTTCTAAGTGATTAGAAGTGTTTTCCTTTAGGATTCCTGGCTTTTGTTCAACCATCTTTGAGCATAAAATAGAGAGACGGTCTAGGGCGCCTCACTGTAATCACTCTTGAGGTAGAAAAAGTTTAGGTTTCGGTTTGTGCAATGAGTTTAGTTAAAAGttgaaatataaatgttttgtaTGCACTTTGCAGATACATTTTAATGAAATACATTTGATactaatgaaataaaattttattggtATTATTATACTTTTTCGTTGAGATTGGTTTTCCATGTTTCGTTTTGTACCTTAGCTGGAGAGACAGAAAGGTTCCTGCAATTTGATAAAGAAAGTGTATATCAAATCTGCATTATTCTGCTGTCTGTGCCCTTTCTAGGGGTCCGTATTCCAAACAGTGAAGGAAATTAGTTGAATCAACTTTTCGAACAACGGAACATGTTCTTGCAACAAGAACAAATTACTACTACTTGCATTTCACGCATTATACACAATAATCTAATAGTGTTACCAACTAGCTATTAATACGTTAAAAAGATCACATGTGGAAAGAGATTTTTTGTGGTCCTAAAAAATGAAGGGATTATCAattgaaaacttaaatttaaaattgattttgagattattTTCATGatactttattttctagctttgattttagataacatatataaaagttttacgcacaatttttttatggttgaCAATCCGTTTATTTTCTACTAGTTGTTTTTAATCACAACTCCCTTTGTAGGGAAAACAAATCCTAGTGTAAATGTATCGTAGAAATCTGTTTTTTAAGCAAACTCTAAGTAATACGTcgagcaagtacaatagcagactacaAGTCAACtataaagaagagaaaataaaaaatagagtgtTTTCTCTTATGCAAGAGTTGGATCTACACATGCTCAAATATAAATGCattaaaaacatagaaaaaagatatgagaaaaatattatagacaaccttataactaatttattatatatgtcaactataaatttatagctagtaGTTGGATACAACATGTCTACTTAATAAATAACGGTTAATCCTACTTTTTGCATGCATTTAGCCGCTATAAGTGTTAACAGAAAAGAGTAATTATTCACACCACACATGTACAACTCGAATACAGCAAAGAACAGCAGAAGATGAGAACAGAGAAGCTAGAACAGTTTGCAGACTAGTTGCAACGGTAGCTAGCAGCAGAAGTGCAGAACCAGGATTACCAAATAGCCATAGGTGCAAGATCCAAGGAGAGGATTAAAGTGCCATCCATTCCATTGCCATGGCAACATATATCCTTACATTAAGGCATACATATGGTCCTCCTCATCCTGCCCAAAAAGAGGCACAACAGCAGTGCTAGCCCTGAACAGAAAGCCACATCTCACACCCAAAAATTGGGCACATTGAAAGGGATGAGACAAGAAGAGCCACCACAACCCACACACCAACAAACCccatgccttttttttcccctcctgtttttatcttcttctttttttttctcaactgcCTTAATTATTAGCTGTTCCATGATCTGATACTATTACTACTTTCATCTATTTATGTACTACTGTACATATGTATATGctacatatatgtatgcaaaaaaattgttgCACAAAAGGAAGAATCTGCAAGAAAAGGTGGACATGGAAAACATCTATGTCCAAGAAAGGACAAACTGCTGAAGCTATATGAGAAAATGTATACATAATTACTATATAGGATTATCACATCTAGGCCAAGTGACCAACACtcactagctaattaattgaaTACTACTTTAATTACACACTAGAGGGTAATTAATCAACTAATTAAACACTACTGGTGTTGGAGATATACTAGCTGCATGGATCAGATGCTCCCTTccactctttctctctcttgacGGCTTGCTATGTATGGCAATGTACGGCGAGGTGGAGAGGTGGTCATCTCCACTCGTAGCTTGCCGCGATGATGGCGTCGGAGATGGGCGTGCCCCACGGCACGTGGTGGATGgtgtcgtcggcggcgtcgtcgtcatcgacgATGGTCATGTCGACGTCCTCCGCTTgcaggccggcggcgccgtcgacgtcgtcgcagtcctcctcctcgccgtgcaTCTCCATGGACGAGGTGAGCAGCGGCGTTGTCGGAGACAGGCCGGGCGAGGTGGACTGCGCGGGGCTGTGGCTGTggctgctgctcgccgcctCGGATGAAGTGGCCAGAGCGTTCTTGTCCGTCGTCCCGgcttcggcggcgccggcgccagcgccTTGTTCTGGCTTGCAGGAGTTTGACGGCAGGACCAGCTTGTGGCGCGTGGTGCCGGCGAGGGAGTTGCGGTGGAGGGGGACGTCGTGGCCGGAGTGCGCGCCGGTGTAGGTGAGGACGAGGAAGGACGGGTCGACGCGGCAGCGCTCCACCTGCTTCCGCGCGCCGCAGTTCTTGTTGCTGCTGCACCGGTAGTATCCGCGCGGGTACGGCGACCCCTTGATCGGCTTCTGTCCGTACTTGCGCCACGCCCACGagtccggcggcggcccgtTCGCCGGCACGCGCACCACCTCCTTCGCCTGCTGCTTCTTCCTGCACAGCACCACACCAACCGCATGCATGGCGGCATCAATtaggcgccgtcgtcgtcgccgtcggagaGCGAGAATCGACATTATGCAATTCATAAAGTGATTAAACGAGGCTAGCAGCAAGCGTCGCACTTTCTCCTGGCCGACCTTgatccgccggcgccggcgccatcgccagaAGCCTGCTGTTTTATGGCCGGCCGCGTGATCTTCTCCACGGGGGCCgcgtcggcggccgccggcacCAGGTTGGGCGGCGTCACCTCAGCGGCCGCCACCTGAGGAGGAGCTGGCAGCTTCGGCGCCTGCACCGACACGCCAAACAAGGCGCCGGAGAGGTCGTCGACGACCACATGGTCAGCCCCATCCCAGCCTCCGGTCTGCAGACCAGGGAGCGGCGCCATCCACGccgcgacgtcgtcgtcgtcgccccacACGGGCATCACCTGATGCGTCATCGGCGGCACGAGGAGCGACGAGAACGGGTCGTCGTACTCGcactccggcggcggcaccgtcacgtgcccgccgccgcagccaaaCCTCACAATGGCGTCAAGATCCCAGTTGTTACCACCACCaaccccgccaccgccggcgccgccgtacCACCATGCGTCGCCGTCCAtctccctcgccgcgcgccacGGAGAAGCTAGGGGGGCCGCCGGGGCGCTGACTTTGAGCTTAGTTTAttgcaagagagagaaagctaGCTCTAGAGAGGGAGGagaatggtggtggtggtggtggtggggatgGGCATTGGATCCGGGGCTCTAAAGGAGAAAGAGCTTGCGGGAGGTGGGGGGTTTTATGGGGAAGACTAATGGTGTttttgggggtgggggggtaAAGGTCCCCACTTGACTTTGAGGAAAATGTCAATGGGGTGAgacaaagagagagaaagtgatgttagagagagaaagtgagagtgtgtgtgtgaggTGATTGCACTTGGGTTCATTTTGCTGCCTATGGTGAATGAGCACGATGGACACGCATCTAATTATTATCACATAgttcgtcttatttttaaCTAGAATTGTTTTAGGTTGACGTATTGTTGTGTTTGTAGACCGAGATGATATATCTTAATCTTAATAAAGATTATTGCGTATTAAATAGCATATTACCCTACAGTTTTGTGGCATTATAATTCCAGCTAGTGGTATTGATTtgagtatatattttacaacgAATAAATATGAAAcgcaatatttaaaattactttttatagAATCTGGTAGATTGGATTGCTAGTGTATAGCAAGTGTAACGGCTACACGAAGGCGAGCTGCCACTACACCTGTAACGATTTGGAACGATGACACGTGAATTTGGGATTGTGGCACTAGATGGTGGCTACGTAGGAGTGGAAACGGGTCTAAGACCTgtgggttctttcacaaccttatttaatttttaaaaattttttagctcaaaactctatattattttatttttaactcgtTTTAAACCTgatacttaaa contains the following coding sequences:
- the LOC102717074 gene encoding WRKY transcription factor SUSIBA2-like, which codes for MDGDAWWYGGAGGGGVGGGNNWDLDAIVRFGCGGGHVTVPPPECEYDDPFSSLLVPPMTHQVMPVWGDDDDVAAWMAPLPGLQTGGWDGADHVVVDDLSGALFGVSVQAPKLPAPPQVAAAEVTPPNLVPAAADAAPVEKITRPAIKQQASGDGAGAGGSRSARRKKKQQAKEVVRVPANGPPPDSWAWRKYGQKPIKGSPYPRGYYRCSSNKNCGARKQVERCRVDPSFLVLTYTGAHSGHDVPLHRNSLAGTTRHKLVLPSNSCKPEQGAGAGAAEAGTTDKNALATSSEAASSSHSHSPAQSTSPGLSPTTPLLTSSMEMHGEEEDCDDVDGAAGLQAEDVDMTIVDDDDAADDTIHHVPWGTPISDAIIAASYEWR